From Papilio machaon chromosome 2, ilPapMach1.1, whole genome shotgun sequence, the proteins below share one genomic window:
- the LOC106713904 gene encoding protein pigeon, whose protein sequence is MAQQNLAVKLCGVLQSQSEDEVTAREWRLIGQEQDGSQVFTWVSNRNDKEVMNIGVYTNNTKTLTTLHTFEEKLNIIQASVNSTRSLLIYVIKILPKEGDDIQEALYCPYLISLLPDKSSEPEEVEEGSTRQIMVQYIYGKSKKYSPGIRNDRFLLFKHLECIKIYRTPMFLNECDDGSEKWGFDGIYPEPETIVKVFSWAQWDCVNQVLFYIHYRQPQQSFAEGEEVKSPSEMTPTLSALQFHADLPHETVLNIPLSLPQGAGAGGGVGGAGGAACGSYEDDAVPLRVHDCGLDLHIVCDARGLLCVCHHYLYKPLDDSTTSLVLEDSAELKEGGVNFAYSVTLLHHGCVVHSVLPDLPWNLAKSLRPSYTLYEDNHLLVHIPMLFTHLIDVSLHHEPCAHIVIPVEASESGPSLAPLLGWGAHTMVDMNTLDVVTMHVAEKDLATTFKTTPIENKLAIIHYLIQHEGNLDLAEELISWVCVNQGAGLSCVGAGVGGLQRLMQEYLVAHTYASTRRALPAAALTLLPMLPFTLHLKFTDIKVGETQVLVSQEKVWHSAAVVLSPRQRVCQFAEDTWTRLWAALTAAPRPRLRPGDVLDRLRVSLHCYQPEALSRCSTPLSPSAGAPLPPRRPSLAPQDALPFYELDVCTASRQEHVIAANLRAVSVHVMRECGGGGAEGGVHALATRWASAQLEAARSLCRAACRACALPYSHLRGFSLVDEMEPTHALVVFKVLEQYYLAAEGAGFPLPAGFSSFFTYLGWRALPHHAFMQRVHRNVFELQIDVLKAIVAGKDEDDKRSVNNKLRLIQLAGEARGRRALGAWQHRAALQLRAREHAGALLSGGHSATRDRLRHSALRDTGGIAALPSGERLSPLDTFLDLLTAKASLNELDFNLIIEATLASVHQQTAQ, encoded by the exons ATGGCGCAACAAAATCTTGCTGTTAAATTATGTGGTGTACTTCAATCTCAAAGTGAAGATG AGGTAACTGCTAGAGAATGGCGTTTAATAGGGCAAGAGCAAGACGGCTCTCAAGTTTTTACTTGGGTGTCCAATAGAAATGACAAAGAAGTTATGAACATTGGCGTCTACACCAATAACACAAAAACTTTGACTACACTACATACTTTCGAGGagaaattgaatataataCAGGCTTCAGTGAATTCCACGCGCAGCTtgcttatttatgttattaaaattcttcCCAAAGAAGGTGATGATATTCAGGAAGCTTTGTATTGTccatatttaatatctctgCTTCCTGATAAATCTAGTGAGCCTGAGGAAGTAGAAGAGGGTTCGACCAGACAAATAATGGTGCAGTATATATATGGCAAGAGTAAGAAATACAGCCCTGGTATCAGAAATGAtagatttttactatttaagcATTTGGAAT GCATCAAGATATACAGAACACCAATGTTTCTTAATGAATGTGATGATGGTAGTGAGAAGTGGGGCTTTGATGGTATCTACCCCGAACCAGAGACTATTGTGAAGGTATTCTCATGGGCGCAATGGGATTGTGTCAATCAA GTATTGTTCTACATTCACTACCGGCAGCCGCAGCAGAGCTTCGCGGAGGGGGAGGAGGTGAAGTCTCCCAGTGAGATGACACCCACACTCTCCGCGCTGCAGTTCCATGCTGATCTGCCTCATGAGACTGTg CTGAATATTCCGCTGAGCCTGCCGCAGGGGGCGGGTGCAGGAGGTGGCGTGGGCGGGGCCGGGGGCGCGGCGTGCGGCTCGTACGAGGACGACGCGGTGCCGCTGCGCGTGCACGACTGCGGCCTCGACTTGCACATCGTGTGCGACGCCCGCGGCCTCCTCTGTGTCTGCCATCATTACCTTTATAAG cCTCTTGACGATTCGACCACGTCCCTGGTGCTGGAGGACAGTGCGGAGCTGAAAGAGGGCGGCGTGAACTTTGCATACTCGGTGACGCTGCTGCACCACGGCTGCGTCGTGCACAGCGTGCTGCCCGACCTGCCCTGGAACCTCGCCAAGTCCCTGCGACCTTCGTACACACTCTACGAAG ATAATCATCTCCTCGTGCACATTCCAATGCTGTTTACGCACTTGATCGATGTGAGCCTACACCACGAGCCATGCGCCCACATCGTGATCCCGGTGGAGGCGAGCGAAAGTGGGCCCAGCCTCGCCCCGCTGCTTGGCTGGGGCGCCCACACCATGGTCGACATGAACACTCTGGATGTTGTCACCATGCACGTGGCGGAGAAAGACCTCGCTACTACATTTAAGACGACGCCCATTGAGAACAAACTGGCCATCATTCACTACTTGATACAGCACGAGGGGAACTTGGATTTGGCTGAAGAG CTGATTTCGTGGGTGTGCGTGAACCAGGGGGCGGGGCTGTCGTGTGTGGGGGCGGGTGTGGGCGGGCTGCAGCGACTGATGCAGGAGTACCTGGTGGCACATACATACGCCAGCACGCGTCGTGCCCTGCCCGCCGCCGCGCTCACCTTACTGCCCATGCTGCCCTTCACGCTGCATCTCAAGTTCACTGACATCAAG GTTGGGGAGACGCAGGTGCTGGTGAGCCAGGAGAAGGTGTGGCACAGCGCGGCGGTGGTGCTGTCCCCGCGGCAGCGCGTGTGCCAGTTCGCGGAGGACACGTGGACGCGGCTGTGGGCGGCGCTCACCGCCGCGCCACGCCCCCGTCTGCGCCCCGGTGATGTACTAGACCGTCTGCGTGTCTCACTGCACTGCTATCAG CCGGAGGCGCTATCACGCTGCAGCACTCCGCTGTCGCCGAGCGCGGGCGCTCCActgccgccgcgccgcccctCGCTGGCGCCGCAGGACGCTCTGCCCTTCTACGAGCTCGACGTGTGCACCGCCAGCCGACAGGAGCACGTCATCGCCGCT AACTTGCGCGCTGTGAGCGTGCACGTGATGCGGGAGTGTGGTGGGGGCGGGGCTGAGGGCGGGGTGCACGCGCTGGCGACGAGGTGGGCGTCTGCGCAGCTGGAGGCGGCGCGCTCCTTGTGTCGCGCTGCGTGTCGCGCATGCGCACTGCCGTACTCACATCTGCGCGGCTTCTCTCTAGT AGATGAGATGGAGCCGACACACGCGTTGGTGGTGTTCAAGGTGCTGGAGCAGTACTACCTGGCGGCGGAGGGCGCAGGGTTCCCTCTGCCCGCGGGCTTCAGCTCCTTCTTCACGTACCTGGGCTGGCGCGCTCTGCCGCATCACGCGTTCATGCAGCGCGTACACCGCAACGTCTTCGAGCTGCAAATCGACGTACTCAAAGCTATTGTCGCCG GTAAAGATGAGGACGACAAGCGCAGCGTGAATAACAAGCTGCGGCTGATCCAGCTGGCGGGGGAGGCGCGGGGGCGGCGCGCGCTGGGGGCGTGGCAGCACCGCGCCGCCCTGCAGCTGCGTGCGCGCGAGCACGCCGGCGCACTGCTCAGCGGCGGACACAGCGCCACACGCGACCGGCTGCGGCACAGCGCGCTGCGGGATACAG
- the LOC106713917 gene encoding G1/S-specific cyclin-E, producing MAQTGSSSEGHINRPCFKRKRNSSDDEEVENMPPLKRSPKIEEFTDLSAHNVVVESSSCSSDDEGSHYENNEQPRSVFTDIDYNPDTFLSPPSIPELPNYVLSPLENVARGDSTPHSNKRPSTSKYQYPTPPKRKCPLPGLYWADQNDLWKSMCEGDARSSMRRNPNMFDNHPNLQLRMRAILLDWLNEVCEVYKLHRETFHLTVDYIDRYLSHTDDLPKSRLQLIGITCLFIAAKVEEVYPPKVSEFAYVTDGACTTEEILLEELLILKVLSWSITPLTINAWLNVYMQVASEARGAKRRLIGESDVAANALRGYTFVFPQYSSLEFVVCGQLVDLAVLHVDVNRFAYSTVAAAAMAHAFNKELAMRVSGYSWESLAACYEWMRAFVAVVRAAGGASVVRGGDGEFVQRAAGLQLLCPALNRDESHRIQHHNVTLDMFDKVYQLLTENEPETSEQTSSTEGDATQNTEQMYPPTPPLSNQKTPGTPTAATPSTRQVPDLLHAEV from the exons ATGGCTCAAACGGG TAGCTCCAGTGAAGGTCATATAAATCGGCCATGCTTCAAAAGGAAGAGAAATTCATCAGACGATGAG GAGGTGGAGAACATGCCACCCCTCAAGAGATCACCCAAAATAGAGGAGTTTACTGACTTGTCAGCACACAATGTTGTTGTTGAATCTTCATCTTGCTCTAGTGATGATGAGGGGTCTCACTATGAAAACAATGAGCAACCCAGGAGTGTTTTCACAGACATAGATTATAACCCAGATACCTTTTTAAGCCCACCGAGTATACCTGAGCTTCCTAATTATGTTCTGAGTCCCTTAGAAAATGTAGCCAGAGGCGACTCTACACCGCACTCCAACAAAAGGCCAAG TACAAGTAAATATCAGTATCCCACTCCACCAAAAAGAAAATGTCCTCTGCCAGGACTGTACTGGGCGGACCAGAATGATCTCTGGAAAAGTATGTGTGAGGGAGACGCTAGATCCAGTATGAGGAGAAATCCTAACATGTTTGACAATCATCCTAACTTACAACTGAGGATGCGAGCTATATTACTGGACTGGCTGAATGAG GTGTGCGAGGTATACAAGCTGCACCGGGAGACGTTCCACTTGACGGTGGACTACATCGACCGGTATCTATCACACACCGACGACCTGCCCAAGAGCCGGCTGCAGCTTATag gtataacatgtttatttatcgCGGCCAAAGTTGAAGAGGTGTACCCACCTAAAGTGAGCGAGTTCGCGTACGTAACAGACGGAGCTTGCACAACGGAAGAGATCCTTCTGGAGGAGCTACTGATCCTGAAGGTGCTATCGTGGAGCATCACGCCGCTGACCATCAACGCCTGGCTGAACGTGTACATGCAGGTGGCGAGTGAAGCGCGCGGTGCCAAGAGGCGTCTCATCGGCGAGAGTGATGTGGCCGCGAACGCTTTGCGCGGGTACACCTTCGTCTTCCCGCAGTACTCCTCGCTCGAGTTCGTAGTTTGCGGACAACTGGTCGACCTCGCAGTGCTGCATGTTGATGTTAATCGCTTCGCATACAGTACGGTGGCCGCCGCCGCAATGGCACACGCTTTCAACAAAGAGCTCGCTATGAGGGTTTCAG GCTACAGCTGGGAGTCATTGGCGGCGTGTTACGAGTGGATGCGGGCTTTCGTTGCTGTGGTGCGCGCGGCGGGCGGGGCCAGTGTGGTGCGCGGCGGAGACGGCGAGTTCGTGCAGCGCGCCGCCGGCCTACAACTACTCTGTCCAGCCCTCAACCGAGACGAGAGCCACCGGATACAGCATCACAACGTCACCTTAGATATGTTT GACAAAGTATACCAATTATTAACTGAAAATGAACCTGAAACATCAGAACAGACGAGCAGTACAGAGGGTGATGCGACACAGAACACGGAGCAGATGTACCCGCCCACGCCGCCGCTGTCCAATCAGAAGACGCCGGGCACGCCCACCGCAGCCACGCCCTCCACCAGGCAAGTGCCCGACTTGCTACATGCTGAAGTATGA